The following are encoded together in the Streptomyces sp. NBC_01465 genome:
- a CDS encoding shikimate kinase → MGVGKSTVGALVAERLGAAYRDTDADIVAAQGREIAEIFVDEGEPHFRELERLAVLQAVTEHDGVLALGGGAILDERTRALLAGHPVVYLSMDVDEAVKRTGLNTARPLLAVNPRRQWRELMDARRSLYAEVARAQVATDDRTPEEVAQAVLDALELKNA, encoded by the coding sequence ATGGGCGTGGGCAAGTCCACCGTCGGCGCACTCGTCGCCGAGCGCCTCGGCGCCGCCTACCGCGACACCGACGCCGACATCGTCGCGGCCCAGGGCCGGGAGATCGCGGAGATCTTCGTCGACGAGGGCGAGCCGCACTTCCGCGAGCTGGAGCGCCTCGCCGTACTGCAGGCGGTCACCGAGCACGACGGTGTGCTGGCACTGGGCGGCGGCGCGATCCTCGACGAGCGCACCCGCGCGCTGCTCGCCGGCCACCCGGTGGTCTATCTCTCGATGGACGTCGACGAGGCGGTCAAGCGCACCGGCCTCAACACCGCGCGCCCGCTGCTCGCCGTCAACCCGCGCCGCCAGTGGCGCGAACTGATGGACGCCCGCCGCTCGCTGTACGCCGAAGTCGCCCGCGCCCAGGTCGCCACCGACGACCGCACCCCCGAAGAGGTCGCACAAGCGGTCCTCGACGCCTTGGAGTTGAAGAACGCATGA
- the aroC gene encoding chorismate synthase: MSRLRWLTAGESHGPALVATLEGLPAGIPITTDMVADALARRRLGYGRGARMKFEKDEVTFLGGVRHGLTMGGPVAVMVGNTEWPKWEKVMSADPVDPDELAQLARNAPLTRPRPGHADLAGMQKYDLDEARPILERASARETAARVALGTVARSYLKATTGIEIVSHVVELAAAKAPYGVVPVPSDEAKLDEDPVRCLDADASKAMVAEIDQAHKDGDTLGGVVEVLAYNVPVGLGSHVHWDRRLDARLAGALMGIQAIKGVEVGDGFDLARVPGSQAHDEIVPTAEGVRRTTGRSGGTEGGMSTGELLRVRAAMKPIATVPRALATIDTATGEVAAAHHQRSDVCAVPAAGIVAEAMVALVLADAVAEKFGGDSVGETRRNVESYLKNLRIR, encoded by the coding sequence TTGAGCAGGTTGCGCTGGCTGACCGCGGGGGAGTCGCACGGCCCCGCACTGGTGGCGACGCTGGAGGGTCTTCCCGCCGGCATTCCGATCACTACGGACATGGTGGCGGACGCGCTTGCCCGGCGGAGGCTCGGTTATGGCCGCGGCGCCCGGATGAAGTTCGAGAAGGACGAGGTCACCTTCCTCGGCGGCGTACGGCACGGCCTGACCATGGGCGGCCCGGTGGCCGTGATGGTCGGCAACACCGAGTGGCCCAAGTGGGAGAAGGTCATGTCGGCCGACCCGGTCGACCCCGACGAGCTCGCCCAGCTGGCCCGCAACGCCCCGCTGACCCGGCCGCGCCCCGGCCACGCCGACCTGGCGGGCATGCAGAAGTACGACCTGGACGAGGCCCGGCCGATCCTGGAGCGCGCCAGCGCCCGGGAGACGGCGGCCCGGGTGGCGCTGGGTACGGTGGCCCGTTCGTACCTGAAGGCGACCACCGGCATCGAGATCGTCAGCCACGTCGTGGAGCTGGCCGCGGCGAAGGCTCCGTACGGTGTCGTGCCCGTCCCCTCCGACGAGGCCAAGCTGGACGAGGACCCGGTGCGCTGCCTGGACGCCGACGCGTCGAAGGCGATGGTCGCGGAGATCGACCAGGCCCACAAGGACGGCGACACGCTGGGCGGGGTCGTCGAGGTCCTCGCGTACAACGTGCCCGTCGGTCTCGGCTCGCACGTGCACTGGGACCGGCGTCTGGACGCCCGTCTCGCCGGCGCCCTCATGGGGATCCAGGCCATCAAGGGCGTCGAGGTCGGCGACGGCTTCGACCTGGCCCGGGTGCCCGGATCGCAGGCGCACGACGAGATCGTGCCCACCGCCGAAGGCGTACGCCGCACCACCGGGCGCTCCGGCGGTACGGAAGGCGGCATGTCCACCGGCGAGCTGCTGCGTGTACGGGCCGCGATGAAGCCCATCGCGACCGTGCCCCGCGCGCTCGCCACCATCGACACCGCCACCGGCGAGGTCGCGGCCGCCCACCACCAGCGCTCGGACGTGTGCGCGGTGCCGGCCGCCGGGATCGTCGCCGAGGCCATGGTCGCGCTGGTTCTCGCGGACGCGGTCGCGGAGAAGTTCGGCGGCGACAGCGTCGGGGAGACCCGCCGCAACGTCGAGTCGTACCTGAAGAATCTGCGCATCCGGTGA
- a CDS encoding shikimate dehydrogenase, with protein sequence MAEPRRAAVLGSPIAHSLSPVLHRAAYAELGLAHWSYDRFEIDEAALPGFIGGLDASWAGLSLTMPLKRAIIPLLDEIGETASSVEAVNTVVLTEDGRLLGDNTDIPGMIAALRERGVEKTESAAVLGAGATASSALAALSRICTGPVTAYVRSAARAAEMRGWGERLGVDLRTADWADAAEAFAAPLVIATTPAGTTDALAEAVPDVPGTLFDVLYDPWPTALAARWTARGGAVVGGLDLLVHQAVLQVEQMTGRTPAPLAAMRAAGERALHAAG encoded by the coding sequence GTGGCTGAGCCCAGACGGGCGGCAGTCCTCGGCTCGCCCATCGCACACTCGCTCTCCCCGGTGCTGCACCGGGCGGCCTACGCCGAACTGGGGCTCGCCCACTGGTCGTACGACCGCTTCGAGATCGACGAGGCAGCTCTCCCCGGCTTCATCGGGGGGCTCGACGCATCATGGGCCGGCCTGTCGCTGACCATGCCGCTCAAGCGCGCGATCATCCCGCTGCTCGACGAGATCGGCGAGACGGCGTCCTCCGTGGAGGCCGTCAACACGGTTGTCCTCACCGAGGACGGCCGCCTCCTCGGCGACAACACCGACATCCCCGGGATGATCGCCGCGCTGCGCGAGCGCGGGGTGGAGAAGACGGAGTCCGCAGCCGTCCTCGGCGCGGGCGCGACCGCGTCGTCCGCGCTGGCCGCCCTCTCCCGTATCTGTACGGGTCCCGTCACCGCGTACGTGCGCAGCGCGGCCCGTGCGGCCGAGATGCGCGGCTGGGGCGAGCGGCTGGGCGTCGACCTGCGGACCGCCGACTGGGCGGACGCGGCGGAGGCGTTCGCCGCCCCGCTGGTCATCGCGACCACGCCCGCCGGCACCACCGACGCCCTGGCCGAGGCGGTGCCGGACGTACCCGGGACGCTCTTCGACGTGCTCTACGACCCGTGGCCCACGGCCCTGGCCGCTCGCTGGACAGCGCGTGGCGGTGCCGTCGTGGGCGGGCTCGATCTGCTGGTGCACCAGGCCGTGCTCCAGGTCGAGCAGATGACCGGGCGGACGCCGGCCCCCCTCGCGGCCATGCGCGCGGCGGGCGAGCGGGCGCTGCACGCAGCCGGCTGA
- the mltG gene encoding endolytic transglycosylase MltG, with amino-acid sequence MTEYGRGAGSEPWHPEDPLYGEQGWNGQQAASGHQDPYGGGQQQYPQQQPQYGNPQHQQQQYGNQQYGQDPYQQDPYAQQPQQHPQQPQYNGGWDTGQQAAMPYGNDAADPYGNQQPQYGGENPDYYRTPDAYPPPQPPGRREQEWQPEPPPAEETHPFFTGADSDARDDRDDYDDDPDDGGRGGRGDRRSKSKPKKRRSGCACLVVTAVLVGGVGGVGYFGYNYWQNHFSAAPDYTGVGANPVQVDIPKGTTIGGIGRILKEKGVVKSVDAFVTAADKDPKGKFLQAGVYSLNQEMSAANAVKAMVDPNSLNYVMVYPGERSKKIYGEIDSHLGLKAGTTAGVAKAQAKNLGLPDWADDNKDIKDPLEGFLYPASYSVAKGMKPEAVLKNMVSQANEAYGNVDLKAAARKLGLKSPLQVITVASLVQAEGVSKDDFKKMAAVVYNRLDPANAAKVQRKLQFDSAFNYLQNESNIDISSKEINSNQDPYNTYVHAGLPPGPIGNPGKDALAATLTPDTGSWLYFISIDGKTTQFSKTYSEFLKDKAKFDAIRKNGG; translated from the coding sequence ATGACTGAGTATGGCCGGGGCGCAGGCTCCGAACCGTGGCATCCCGAAGACCCGTTGTACGGGGAGCAGGGGTGGAATGGCCAGCAGGCCGCATCCGGTCACCAGGACCCGTACGGCGGCGGGCAGCAGCAGTACCCGCAGCAGCAGCCGCAGTACGGGAACCCGCAGCACCAGCAGCAGCAGTACGGAAACCAGCAGTACGGCCAGGACCCGTACCAGCAGGACCCGTACGCCCAGCAGCCGCAGCAGCACCCCCAGCAGCCCCAGTACAACGGCGGTTGGGACACCGGCCAGCAGGCGGCCATGCCCTACGGCAACGACGCCGCTGACCCCTACGGCAACCAGCAGCCGCAGTACGGTGGCGAGAACCCGGACTACTACCGGACCCCTGACGCGTACCCGCCGCCGCAGCCCCCGGGCCGCCGCGAGCAGGAGTGGCAGCCGGAGCCGCCCCCCGCCGAGGAGACCCATCCCTTCTTCACCGGCGCGGACAGCGATGCCCGCGACGACAGGGACGACTACGACGACGACCCGGACGACGGCGGCCGGGGCGGCAGAGGCGACCGCAGGAGCAAGTCCAAGCCGAAGAAGCGCCGCAGCGGCTGTGCGTGCCTGGTCGTCACCGCGGTCCTGGTGGGCGGCGTCGGCGGTGTCGGCTACTTCGGCTACAACTACTGGCAGAACCACTTCTCCGCGGCACCGGACTACACCGGCGTGGGCGCCAATCCCGTACAGGTCGACATCCCCAAGGGCACGACCATCGGCGGGATCGGGCGGATCCTCAAGGAGAAGGGTGTCGTCAAGAGCGTCGACGCCTTCGTCACCGCGGCAGACAAGGACCCCAAGGGCAAGTTCCTCCAGGCCGGCGTCTATTCGCTGAACCAGGAGATGTCCGCCGCCAACGCGGTCAAGGCGATGGTGGACCCGAACAGCCTCAACTACGTCATGGTCTATCCGGGCGAGCGCTCCAAGAAGATCTACGGCGAGATCGACAGCCACCTCGGGCTGAAGGCGGGAACGACCGCGGGCGTCGCCAAGGCGCAGGCCAAGAACCTCGGGCTGCCCGACTGGGCCGATGACAACAAGGACATCAAGGACCCGCTGGAAGGATTCCTCTACCCGGCCAGCTACTCGGTCGCCAAGGGCATGAAGCCGGAAGCCGTCCTGAAGAACATGGTCTCCCAGGCCAATGAGGCGTACGGGAACGTGGACCTCAAGGCCGCTGCGCGAAAGCTGGGTCTGAAGTCCCCGCTGCAGGTCATCACGGTCGCGAGCCTCGTGCAGGCGGAAGGCGTCTCCAAGGACGACTTCAAGAAGATGGCGGCTGTCGTCTACAACCGTCTGGACCCGGCCAACGCCGCGAAGGTCCAGAGGAAGCTGCAGTTCGATTCGGCCTTCAACTACCTGCAGAACGAGAGCAACATCGACATCAGCTCGAAGGAGATCAACAGCAACCAGGATCCGTACAACACGTACGTGCATGCTGGTCTGCCGCCCGGCCCGATCGGGAACCCCGGCAAGGACGCGCTGGCGGCGACACTGACTCCCGACACCGGGTCCTGGCTGTACTTCATCTCCATCGACGGCAAGACGACGCAGTTCAGCAAGACGTACAGCGAGTTCCTGAAGGACAAGGCGAAGTTCGACGCGATCCGGAAGAACGGTGGCTGA
- the ruvX gene encoding Holliday junction resolvase RuvX, with product MRRGRRLAIDVGDARIGVASCDPDGVLATPVETVPGRDVPAAHRRLKALVEEYEPIEIVVGLPRSLNGGEGPAAAKVRAFAQVLAAAVAPIPVRLVDERMTTVTASQGLRASGVKSKKGRSVIDQAAAIVILQNALESERASGKAPGEGVEVVV from the coding sequence ATGCGACGCGGCCGCCGTCTCGCGATCGATGTCGGGGACGCCCGGATCGGGGTCGCCTCGTGCGACCCCGACGGGGTCCTCGCCACGCCGGTGGAGACCGTGCCGGGACGTGATGTCCCGGCCGCCCACCGGCGGTTGAAGGCCCTCGTCGAGGAGTACGAACCGATCGAGATCGTGGTCGGCCTGCCTCGCTCCCTCAACGGGGGCGAGGGCCCGGCTGCGGCCAAGGTCAGGGCGTTTGCCCAGGTCCTGGCCGCGGCCGTCGCACCGATCCCGGTGCGTCTGGTCGACGAGAGGATGACCACAGTGACGGCCAGTCAAGGGCTCCGCGCCTCGGGCGTAAAGTCCAAAAAGGGCCGGTCTGTCATCGACCAGGCGGCGGCAATCGTCATCCTCCAGAACGCTCTGGAGTCCGAACGGGCGTCAGGCAAAGCTCCGGGCGAGGGCGTCGAAGTGGTTGTCTGA
- the alaS gene encoding alanine--tRNA ligase, whose translation MESAEIRRRWLSFYEERGHTVVPSASLIADDPTLLLVPAGMVPFKPYFLGEVKPPAPRVTSVQKCVRTPDIEEVGKTTRHGTFFQMCGNFSFGDYFKEGAIEYAWELLTSSVADGGFGLEPEKLWITVYLDDDEAEAIWRDKIGVPAERIQRLGKKDNFWSMGVPGPCGPCSEINYDRGPEFGVEGGPAVNDERYVEIWNLVFMQYERGAGDGKEDFPILGDLPSKNIDTGLGLERLAMILQGVQNMYETDTLRVVMDRATELTGIQYGAEQGSDVSLRVVADHIRTSVMLIGDGVTPGNEGRGYVLRRIMRRAIRNMRLMGATGPVVQDLVDVVINTMGLQYPELITDRKRIETVALAEEAAFLKALKGGTNILDTAVTETKAAGGTVLAGDKAFLLHDTWGFPIDLTLEMAAEQGLSVDQDGFRRLMTEQRDRAKADAKAKKTGHADMSGYRQIADAAGETDFIGYTNIQGESTVVGILVDGVPSPAATEGDEVEIVLDRTPFYAEGGGQVGDTGRIRLDSGAVIEVRDCQKPVPGVYVHRGTVQVGEVTVGAAAQATIDITRRRAIARAHSATHLTHQALRDALGPTAAQAGSENQPGRFRFDFGSPAAVPGTVLTDVEQKINEVLSHELDVHAEVMSIDEAKKQGAIAEFGEKYGERVRVVTIGDFSKELCGGTHVHNTAQLGLVKLLGESSIGSGVRRIEALVGVDAYNFLAREHTVVAQLQELVKGRPEELPEKISSMLGKLKDAEKEIEKFRAEKVLQAAAGLAAGAQDVRGVAVVTGQVPDGTGADDLRRLVLDVRGRIPSDRPAVVALFTTANGRPLTVIATNEAARERGLKAGDLVRTAAKTLGGGGGGKPDVAQGGGQNPEAIGDAVAAVERLVGETA comes from the coding sequence ATGGAGTCGGCTGAAATTCGCCGCCGCTGGCTGAGCTTCTACGAGGAGCGCGGGCACACCGTCGTGCCTTCGGCGTCGCTCATCGCGGACGACCCGACTCTGCTGCTGGTCCCCGCGGGCATGGTCCCCTTCAAGCCGTACTTCCTCGGCGAGGTCAAGCCGCCCGCGCCGCGCGTCACCAGCGTGCAGAAGTGCGTCCGTACGCCGGACATCGAAGAGGTCGGTAAGACCACCCGCCACGGCACGTTCTTCCAGATGTGCGGCAACTTCTCCTTCGGCGACTACTTCAAGGAAGGCGCCATCGAGTACGCCTGGGAGCTGCTCACCAGCTCCGTGGCGGACGGCGGCTTCGGCCTGGAGCCCGAGAAGCTCTGGATCACCGTCTACCTCGACGACGACGAGGCCGAGGCGATCTGGCGCGACAAGATCGGCGTGCCGGCCGAGCGCATCCAGCGCCTGGGCAAGAAGGACAACTTCTGGTCCATGGGCGTCCCCGGGCCGTGCGGCCCGTGCTCGGAGATCAACTACGACCGCGGCCCCGAGTTCGGCGTCGAGGGCGGCCCGGCCGTCAACGACGAGCGCTACGTGGAGATCTGGAACCTGGTCTTCATGCAGTACGAGCGCGGCGCCGGCGACGGCAAGGAGGACTTCCCGATCCTCGGCGACCTGCCGTCGAAGAACATCGACACGGGTCTCGGCCTCGAGCGCCTCGCCATGATCCTGCAGGGCGTACAGAACATGTACGAGACCGACACCCTGCGCGTCGTCATGGACCGCGCCACCGAACTGACGGGCATTCAGTACGGGGCCGAGCAGGGCTCCGACGTCTCGCTGCGCGTCGTCGCCGACCACATCCGCACCTCCGTGATGCTCATCGGTGACGGTGTCACCCCGGGCAACGAGGGCCGTGGGTACGTCCTGCGCCGCATCATGCGCCGCGCGATCCGCAACATGCGCCTCATGGGCGCCACCGGTCCCGTCGTCCAGGACCTGGTCGACGTCGTGATCAACACCATGGGGCTGCAGTACCCGGAGCTGATCACCGACCGCAAGCGCATCGAGACCGTCGCGCTCGCCGAAGAGGCCGCCTTCCTCAAGGCGCTCAAGGGCGGCACCAACATCCTCGACACCGCCGTCACCGAGACGAAGGCCGCAGGCGGCACGGTCCTCGCCGGCGACAAGGCGTTCCTGCTCCACGACACGTGGGGCTTCCCGATCGACCTCACGCTCGAAATGGCCGCCGAGCAGGGGCTGTCGGTGGACCAGGACGGCTTCCGCCGCCTGATGACCGAGCAGCGCGACCGTGCCAAGGCCGACGCCAAGGCCAAGAAGACCGGCCACGCCGACATGTCCGGCTACCGCCAGATCGCGGACGCCGCCGGTGAGACCGACTTCATCGGATACACCAACATCCAGGGCGAGTCGACGGTCGTCGGCATTCTCGTCGACGGTGTGCCCTCCCCGGCAGCCACCGAGGGCGACGAGGTCGAAATCGTCCTGGACCGCACCCCGTTCTACGCCGAGGGCGGCGGCCAGGTCGGCGACACCGGCCGCATCCGCCTCGACTCGGGCGCGGTCATCGAGGTACGCGACTGCCAGAAGCCCGTCCCCGGCGTGTACGTCCACCGCGGCACGGTCCAGGTCGGCGAAGTCACGGTCGGCGCCGCCGCCCAGGCCACCATCGACATCACCCGCCGCCGGGCCATCGCCCGCGCCCACTCTGCCACGCACCTCACCCACCAGGCGCTGCGCGACGCTCTCGGCCCGACGGCCGCCCAGGCCGGTTCCGAGAACCAGCCCGGCCGCTTCCGCTTCGACTTCGGTTCCCCGGCCGCCGTTCCCGGCACGGTCCTCACCGACGTCGAGCAGAAGATCAACGAGGTCCTCTCCCACGAACTCGACGTGCACGCCGAGGTCATGTCGATCGACGAGGCCAAGAAGCAGGGCGCCATCGCGGAGTTCGGCGAGAAGTACGGCGAGCGCGTGCGCGTCGTGACCATCGGCGACTTCTCCAAGGAGCTGTGCGGCGGCACCCACGTCCACAACACCGCCCAGCTGGGTCTGGTGAAGCTGCTCGGCGAGTCGTCGATCGGCAGTGGCGTACGCCGTATTGAGGCGCTGGTCGGCGTGGACGCGTACAACTTCCTCGCCCGCGAGCACACGGTCGTCGCCCAGCTCCAGGAGCTGGTCAAGGGCCGCCCCGAGGAGCTTCCCGAGAAGATCTCCTCCATGCTCGGCAAGCTGAAGGACGCCGAGAAGGAGATCGAGAAGTTCCGCGCGGAGAAGGTCCTGCAGGCCGCCGCCGGTCTCGCCGCCGGCGCCCAGGACGTGCGCGGCGTGGCGGTCGTCACCGGGCAGGTCCCGGACGGCACGGGCGCGGACGACCTGCGCAGGCTGGTCCTCGACGTACGCGGCCGTATCCCCTCGGACCGACCGGCGGTGGTGGCTCTCTTCACCACGGCCAACGGCCGCCCGCTGACCGTCATCGCCACCAACGAGGCCGCCCGCGAGCGCGGTCTCAAGGCCGGCGACCTGGTCCGTACGGCGGCCAAGACCCTCGGCGGCGGCGGTGGCGGCAAGCCGGACGTCGCCCAGGGCGGCGGCCAGAACCCCGAGGCCATCGGCGACGCCGTGGCCGCGGTCGAACGCCTGGTCGGAGAGACCGCCTGA
- a CDS encoding DUF6167 family protein, with the protein MFRRTFWFTAGAAAGVWATTKVNRKIKQLTPESLAAQAANKAVDAGHRLKDFALDVRAGMAQREAELGEALGLETPPDPELPAQRRLAAIEYITEHSHHSYNRNEDH; encoded by the coding sequence ATGTTCCGCCGTACGTTCTGGTTCACCGCGGGCGCGGCCGCCGGTGTGTGGGCCACCACCAAGGTCAACCGCAAGATCAAGCAGCTGACCCCCGAGAGCCTTGCCGCCCAGGCGGCGAACAAGGCGGTCGACGCAGGTCACCGGCTCAAGGACTTCGCTCTCGACGTCCGCGCGGGCATGGCCCAGCGCGAGGCCGAACTCGGCGAAGCACTGGGCCTGGAGACCCCGCCGGACCCCGAACTCCCCGCGCAGCGACGCCTCGCGGCCATCGAATACATCACCGAGCACTCGCACCACTCGTACAACCGGAATGAGGACCACTGA
- a CDS encoding DUF948 domain-containing protein: MSGGEVAGLLVAVFWAILVSFLAVVLVRLAQTLRATTKLVADVTDQAVPLLADASAAVRSAQTQLDKVDAIASDVQEVTSNASALSTTVASTFGGPLVKVAAFGYGVRRALGRKDAAEPERSRRTVIVGRTVPAARRKKRKG; encoded by the coding sequence GTGTCCGGTGGAGAGGTGGCCGGCCTGCTGGTGGCCGTCTTCTGGGCGATCCTGGTCTCCTTCCTCGCCGTGGTGCTGGTGAGGCTGGCCCAGACGCTCAGGGCGACCACCAAGCTGGTGGCGGACGTGACCGATCAGGCCGTACCGCTCCTCGCCGACGCCTCGGCGGCCGTGCGCTCCGCGCAGACCCAGCTGGACAAGGTCGACGCCATCGCCAGCGACGTCCAGGAGGTCACCTCCAACGCCTCGGCGCTCTCGACCACGGTCGCCTCCACGTTCGGCGGCCCGCTGGTGAAGGTCGCGGCGTTCGGATACGGGGTGCGCCGGGCGCTGGGACGCAAGGACGCCGCGGAGCCGGAGCGTTCCCGTCGTACCGTGATCGTCGGCCGCACCGTGCCGGCCGCGAGGCGCAAGAAGCGGAAGGGCTGA
- a CDS encoding ATP-binding protein, which translates to MRHGNLPAELNQFVGRTSELAELGCLLRNSRLVTVVGVGGVGKTRFASHGAAMLQERYCDGVWLAELSTVRDPDLLEHALAEALGLTDHTTRTPRAALVAHLEERETLLVLDGFEQLVDACAGLVRELLRRAPRLRVLAVGRRPLRIDGESTFPLAPMVDTDAVRLFADRATAGQPSFRLTGGNLRHVQELCRRLDGIPLALELAAGRARTLSVEQLLQRLDDRFQLLTGGSRGALPRHQTLRTAIGWSHELCTSEQRLLWARLSVFSGQFDLEAVEYICGGPDLPAEQILDVLGELLAQSVVVPEDGPAGRRYRMLDTVREYGHDWLAATGDTDRLRRRHRDWYLGLATWCELDWFSPRQSEVAARIDCELPNLRTAMECSLEFPGDAHLAQYLAGTLWFYWVGCGRLAEGRHWLDQVLEAEAERDTSRLKALWVLGYVSVLQGDAAAAVAALQECGEEAEQSGDATAAAYALHRTGCLALVTDDMERAEHLLRQAIGSYGEIGELNSNVLMAQVELAMAVAFRGDVAEAAAICEEVVAVCEDHGERWTLAYALYVLGYAQWTRGRTNRARELLTECLVIDHAFHDQLGTVLALEMLALVTLEEGDAEEAALLQGAAERIWPSVGLPLFGSAYFCAPHAVCEERARKELGDAPYERIRREGALLEQDEAVTRAVHGPLRREDPPAPAPRGARGRRVDVRKREVRPDQRA; encoded by the coding sequence ATGCGACATGGCAATCTTCCGGCGGAACTCAACCAATTCGTGGGGCGGACAAGCGAACTGGCCGAGCTGGGGTGTCTGTTGCGGAACTCACGCCTGGTCACCGTGGTGGGAGTGGGCGGGGTCGGCAAGACACGATTCGCCTCGCACGGTGCGGCGATGCTGCAGGAACGGTACTGCGACGGCGTCTGGCTGGCGGAGCTGTCCACCGTCCGCGACCCCGATCTCCTCGAGCACGCCCTGGCCGAGGCGCTGGGCCTGACCGACCACACCACCAGGACACCCCGGGCCGCGCTCGTCGCCCATCTCGAGGAGCGCGAGACCCTGCTCGTCCTCGACGGCTTCGAGCAGCTCGTGGACGCCTGCGCCGGGCTGGTACGCGAGTTGCTGCGCCGCGCCCCGCGCCTGCGGGTGCTCGCCGTGGGCCGCCGGCCGCTCCGGATCGACGGCGAGAGCACGTTCCCACTGGCCCCGATGGTGGACACGGACGCGGTACGGCTCTTCGCGGACCGTGCCACCGCCGGGCAGCCCTCCTTCCGGCTGACGGGCGGCAACCTCCGTCACGTACAGGAGCTGTGCCGGCGCCTGGACGGAATCCCGCTGGCGCTGGAGCTGGCCGCCGGGCGGGCGAGGACACTCTCCGTCGAACAGCTGCTGCAGCGGCTCGACGACCGCTTCCAGCTGCTGACCGGAGGCAGCCGGGGTGCACTGCCCCGCCATCAGACGCTGCGGACGGCGATCGGCTGGAGCCATGAGCTCTGCACGTCCGAACAGCGGCTGTTGTGGGCACGACTCTCCGTCTTCAGCGGCCAGTTCGACCTGGAGGCGGTCGAGTACATCTGCGGCGGACCCGATCTGCCCGCCGAGCAGATCCTCGACGTACTGGGCGAACTGCTCGCCCAGTCGGTGGTGGTGCCCGAGGACGGACCGGCGGGACGCCGCTACCGGATGCTGGACACGGTCAGGGAGTACGGGCACGACTGGCTCGCGGCGACGGGCGACACCGACCGGCTACGGCGGCGCCACCGCGACTGGTATCTGGGGCTCGCCACCTGGTGCGAGCTGGACTGGTTCAGCCCGCGGCAGTCCGAGGTGGCGGCACGGATCGACTGCGAACTGCCCAACCTGCGGACCGCGATGGAGTGTTCGCTGGAGTTTCCCGGCGACGCGCACCTGGCGCAGTACCTCGCCGGCACGCTCTGGTTCTACTGGGTCGGCTGCGGCCGGCTCGCCGAGGGGCGGCACTGGCTCGACCAGGTGCTGGAGGCGGAGGCCGAGCGCGACACGTCACGGCTCAAGGCGCTCTGGGTGCTGGGGTACGTGTCGGTGCTGCAGGGGGACGCGGCCGCGGCGGTCGCCGCCCTGCAGGAGTGCGGCGAGGAGGCCGAGCAGTCCGGGGACGCGACGGCGGCCGCGTACGCACTGCACAGGACCGGCTGTCTGGCGCTGGTCACCGACGACATGGAGCGCGCCGAACACCTGCTGCGGCAGGCGATCGGGAGTTACGGAGAGATCGGCGAGCTCAACAGCAACGTGCTGATGGCACAGGTCGAACTGGCGATGGCGGTGGCCTTCCGCGGTGACGTGGCCGAGGCGGCCGCGATCTGCGAGGAGGTCGTCGCGGTCTGCGAGGACCACGGGGAGCGCTGGACGCTGGCCTATGCGCTGTACGTCCTGGGGTACGCGCAGTGGACGCGCGGCCGCACGAACCGGGCCAGGGAGCTGCTCACCGAGTGCCTCGTCATCGACCACGCCTTCCACGACCAGCTCGGCACGGTGCTGGCCCTGGAGATGCTGGCGCTCGTGACGCTGGAGGAGGGCGATGCGGAGGAGGCCGCGCTGCTGCAGGGTGCCGCCGAGCGGATCTGGCCCTCGGTCGGGCTTCCGCTGTTCGGTTCGGCGTACTTCTGCGCGCCGCACGCGGTGTGCGAGGAGCGCGCCCGCAAGGAGCTGGGCGACGCTCCGTACGAGCGGATCCGGCGCGAGGGCGCCCTGCTGGAGCAGGACGAGGCGGTCACGCGGGCCGTGCACGGCCCGCTGCGACGCGAAGACCCGCCGGCCCCTGCTCCGCGAGGAGCGAGGGGACGACGGGTCGACGTACGGAAACGCGAGGTACGTCCGGATCAGCGGGCGTAG
- the rpsD gene encoding 30S ribosomal protein S4 → MPNQSRPKVKKSRALGIALTPKAVKYFESRPYPPGEHGRGRKQNSDYKVRLLEKQRLRAQYDISERQMARAYDRAKKAEGKTGEALVVELERRLDALVLRSGIARTIYQARQMVVHGHIQVNGGKVDKPSFRVRPDDVVMVRERSREKVPFQVAREGGYDTDGETPRYLQVNLKALAFRLDRDPNRKEIPVICDEQLVVEYYAR, encoded by the coding sequence GTGCCTAACCAGTCGCGTCCCAAGGTCAAGAAGTCTCGTGCGCTCGGCATCGCCCTGACGCCGAAGGCTGTCAAGTACTTCGAGTCCCGCCCCTACCCGCCGGGCGAGCACGGCCGTGGCCGCAAGCAGAACTCGGACTACAAGGTCCGTCTGCTCGAGAAGCAGCGTCTGCGCGCCCAGTACGACATCAGCGAGCGCCAGATGGCCCGCGCCTACGACCGCGCCAAGAAGGCCGAAGGCAAGACGGGCGAGGCGCTGGTCGTCGAGCTCGAGCGCCGCCTCGACGCGCTGGTCCTGCGTTCGGGCATCGCCCGCACCATCTACCAGGCCCGCCAGATGGTCGTCCACGGCCACATCCAGGTCAACGGTGGCAAGGTCGACAAGCCGTCGTTCCGCGTCCGTCCCGACGACGTCGTGATGGTCCGCGAGCGCAGCCGCGAGAAGGTCCCGTTCCAGGTCGCCCGTGAGGGTGGCTACGACACGGACGGCGAGACCCCGCGCTACCTCCAGGTGAACCTGAAGGCCCTGGCCTTCCGCCTGGACCGCGACCCGAACCGCAAGGAAATCCCGGTCATCTGCGACGAGCAGCTGGTCGTCGAGTACTACGCCCGCTGA